The proteins below are encoded in one region of Ciona intestinalis unplaced genomic scaffold, KH HT000105.2, whole genome shotgun sequence:
- the LOC113475111 gene encoding fibrillin-2-like isoform X1 — MYQHHWEFYMCLQYWYTGDGVSCTDIDECTVGTHNCNRSATCTNTIGSFTCACNTGITGDGVSCTDIDECTVGTHNCNASANCTNTIGNFKCACILGLLVMVNHAQILMNALGTDNCDTNANCTNTIGSYICTCMPGFTGDGESCTDIDECALNTDNCDTNANCTNTIGSYICTCKTGFTGIGITCTYLDLCLSENCDINAQCTTINGSAKCSCNSGYSGSGINCIEINECALNSHNCSVNSSCVNTPGSFTCVCNNGYSGDGAKCTDIDECELNIFNCSRWANCTNTVGSHTCSCYKGYSGDGVTCTDIDECTLASHGCNASATCTNTIGDFGCSSSTSETATMLTVIVGALLCVATILL, encoded by the coding sequence ATGTACCAACACCATTGGGAATTTTACATGTGCTTGCAATACTGGtatactggtgatggtgtatcatgcacagatattgatgaatgcactgtgggtacacacaactgcaaTAGAAGTGCTACTTGCaccaacacaattggaagttttacatgtgcttGCAATACTGGtattactggtgatggtgtatcatgcacagatattgatgaatgcactgtgggtacacacaactgcaaTGCAAGTGCTAATTGTACCAACACCATAGGAAATTTTAAATGTGCTTGcatactgggtttactggtgatggtgaatcatgcacagatattgatgaatgcatTGGGTACTGACAACTGCGACACAAATGCAaattgtaccaacacaattggaagttATATATGTACTTGCATgcctgggtttactggtgatggtgaatcatgcacagatattgatgaatgtgcattAAATACTGACAACTGCGACACAAATGCAaattgtaccaacacaattggaagttatatatgtacttgcaaaactgggtttactggtatTGGTATAACATGCACATATCTGGATCTGTGCTTATCTGAAAACTGTGACATAAATGCCCAATGTACAACCATAAATGGAAGCGCAAAATGCTCTTGCAACTCTGGGTATTCTGGCAGTGGGATAAACTGCattgaaataaatgaatgtgctTTAAATTCCCACAACTGCAGTGTGAATTCTTCTTGTGTAAACACTCCCGGAAGCTTTACTTGTGTTTGTAACAATGGATACAGCGGCGATGGTGCGAAAtgtacagatattgatgaGTGCGagttgaacatttttaattgcAGCCGATGGGCGAATTGTACCAATACTGTCGGAAGCCACACCTGTTCGTGCTATAAAGGTTACAGCGGCGATGGTGTaacatgcacagatattgatgaatgtacaCTGGCTTCACACGGCTGCAATGCAAGTGCTACTTGTACCAA
- the LOC113475111 gene encoding fibrillin-2-like isoform X2, translating into MYQHHWEFYMCLQYWYTGDGVSCTDIDECTVGTHNCNRSATCTNTIGSFTCACNTGITGDGVSCTDIDECTVGTHNCNASANCTNTIGNFKCACILGLLVMVNHAQILMNALGTDNCDTNANCTNTIGSYICTCMPGFTGDGESCTDIDECALNTDNCDTNANCTNTIGSYICTCKTGFTGIGITCTYLDLCLSENCDINAQCTTINGSAKCSCNSGYSGSGINCIEINECALNSHNCSVNSSCVNTPGSFTCVCNNGYSGDGAKCTDIDECELNIFNCSRWANCTNTVGSHTCSCYKGYSGDGVTCTDIDECTLASHGCNASATCTNTNGNFGCSSSTSETATMLTVIVGALLCVATILL; encoded by the coding sequence ATGTACCAACACCATTGGGAATTTTACATGTGCTTGCAATACTGGtatactggtgatggtgtatcatgcacagatattgatgaatgcactgtgggtacacacaactgcaaTAGAAGTGCTACTTGCaccaacacaattggaagttttacatgtgcttGCAATACTGGtattactggtgatggtgtatcatgcacagatattgatgaatgcactgtgggtacacacaactgcaaTGCAAGTGCTAATTGTACCAACACCATAGGAAATTTTAAATGTGCTTGcatactgggtttactggtgatggtgaatcatgcacagatattgatgaatgcatTGGGTACTGACAACTGCGACACAAATGCAaattgtaccaacacaattggaagttATATATGTACTTGCATgcctgggtttactggtgatggtgaatcatgcacagatattgatgaatgtgcattAAATACTGACAACTGCGACACAAATGCAaattgtaccaacacaattggaagttatatatgtacttgcaaaactgggtttactggtatTGGTATAACATGCACATATCTGGATCTGTGCTTATCTGAAAACTGTGACATAAATGCCCAATGTACAACCATAAATGGAAGCGCAAAATGCTCTTGCAACTCTGGGTATTCTGGCAGTGGGATAAACTGCattgaaataaatgaatgtgctTTAAATTCCCACAACTGCAGTGTGAATTCTTCTTGTGTAAACACTCCCGGAAGCTTTACTTGTGTTTGTAACAATGGATACAGCGGCGATGGTGCGAAAtgtacagatattgatgaGTGCGagttgaacatttttaattgcAGCCGATGGGCGAATTGTACCAATACTGTCGGAAGCCACACCTGTTCGTGCTATAAAGGTTACAGCGGCGATGGTGTaacatgcacagatattgatgaatgtacaCTGGCTTCACACGGCTGCAATGCAAGTGCTACTTGTACCAACACGAATGGAA